A single window of Sparus aurata chromosome 12, fSpaAur1.1, whole genome shotgun sequence DNA harbors:
- the dab2ipb gene encoding disabled homolog 2-interacting protein isoform X9: MAGVTRKGSGRPSYYYRFLGKSRLQRQRSRSRSRTRPSASRESPPERTGRRRSMPGSSSDKTAPTMEATSTAATPFRVTGFLSRRLKGSIKRTKSQPKLDRNSSFRHILPGFRSVDNDRSHLMPRLKESRSHESLLSPSSAVEALDLSMEDEVVIKPVHSSILGQDYCFEVTTSTGSKCFSCRSSAERDKWMENLRRAVQPNKDNSRRVENMLKLWIIEAKDLPAKKKYFCELCLDDSLYARTTCKLKTDNVFWGEHFEFNNLPAVKSITAHLYKDTDKKKKKDKNNYIGLVNIPVAAVTGRQFMEKWYPVSTPNPTKGKTSGPMIRIKARYQSMNILPMEMYKEFAEYTTNNYMLLCSVLEPGISVKNKEEMACALVHILQSTGKAKDFLTDLMMSEVDRCGENEHLIFRENTLATKAIEEYLKLVGQKYLQDALGEFIKALYESDENCEVDPSKCSSGDLPEHQSNLKMCCELAFCKIINSYCVFPRELKEVFASWRQECSNRGRPDISERLISASLFLRFLCPAIMSPSLFNLMQEYPDDRTARTLTLIAKVTQNLANFTKFGNKEEYMSFMNQFLEHEWTNMQRFLLEISNPETISNTAGFEGYIDLGRELSTLHSLLSEVVSQMDQSAASKLGPLPRILREVNTALLNPSCVQITTGQSSDHMGSPPAEAGCSISTGLQKMVIDNDLSGLVDFTRLPSPTPENKDLFFVTRSSGIQPSPARSSSYSETNEPDLGMSNGSKSLSMVDLQDPRSLEGGPGPSTSDGLGEGPAPGGGWSARVPQGNIPGGPTLRRPGQNPTTMGNESTPGRPAQLLAPLSFQNPVYQMAACLPVSPRGVTDSGSECHSSVSSHSNNEDGPAGGKHTFLNHGGGGGGGGGGGGSSGDEYTRRSGEFNRRQLSLTETQHQPTVPRQNSAGPQRRIDQPPPQSITRGRTPPNLNSGPYPRPSSGNMMTSSPDWPGAGARLRQQSSSSKGDSPETKQRAQHKQAPSPVNPSALDRTAAWLLNMNVQYLDHEGMEPESLRNREDLTQVEKYQQEIAVLQEKLRASVQKLEEYEARLKGQDEQAQKVLMEYQARLEESEERLRRQQDDKDLQMKGIISRLMSVEEELKKDHSDMQAVVDSKQKIIDAQEKRIASLDAANARLMSALTQLKERYSMQTRNGISPTNPTKLQITENGEFRNSSNC, from the exons ATCTCATCTGATGCCAAGGCTGAAGGAGTCTCGCTCCCATGAGTCATTGCTCAGCCCCAGTAGCGCTGTGGAAGCACTGGACTTAAGTATGGAGGACGAGGTTGTCATCAAGCCTGTTCACAGCAGCATCCTCGGGCAGGACTACTGCTTTGAG GTCACCACCTCCACAGGAAGCAAATGTTTTTCCTGCCGTTCATCAGCCGAGAGAGACAAATGGATGGAGAATCTGAGGCGAGCAGTGCAGCCCAACAAG GACAACAGTCGGCGGGTGGAGAACATGCTGAAGCTGTGGATCATCGAGGCTAAGGACCTGCCGGCCAAAAAGAAATACTTCTGCGAGCTCTGTCTGGATGACTCACTCTACGCCCGCACCACCTGTAAACTCAAGACTGACAATGTGTTCTGGGGAGAGCACTTTGAGTTCAATAACCTGCCTGCTGTCAAGAGCATCACGGCCCACCTTTACAAAGACAcggacaagaagaaaaagaaagataaaaacaattACATCGGACTCGTCAACATCCCCGTCGCTGCCGTTACCGGACGACAGTTCATGGAGAAGTGGTATCCAGTCAGCACGCCCAACCCCACCAAGGGCAAGACGTCCGGGCCCATGATCAGAATCAAAGCGCGCTATCAGAGTATGAACATCCTTCCCATGGAGATGTACAAAGAGTTTGCAGAGTACACCACCAATAACTACATGCTGCTATGCTCGGTGCTCGAGCCCGGGATCAGCGTCAAGAACAAAGAGGAGATGGCGTGTGCGCTGGTCCACATCCTACAGAGCACCGGCAAGGCCAAG GACTTCCTCACAGACTTGATGATGTCGGAGGTGGATCGCTGCGGGGAGAACGAGCACCTCATCTTCAGAGAGAACACGCTAGCAACAAAGGCCATAGAGGAATACCTCAAACTGGTGGGACAGAAGTACCTGCAGGACGCCCTCG GTGAGTTCATCAAGGCTCTGTACGAGTCAGACGAGAACTGTGAGGTGGATCCGTCCAAGTGTTCGTCAGGTGACCTGCCGGAACACCAGAGCAACCTGAAGATGTGCTGCGAGTTGGCCTTCTGCAAAATCATCAACTCATACTG CGTCTTTCCACGAGAGCTGAAAGAGGTGTTTGCGTCATGGCGGCAGGAATGCAGCAACAGGGGTCGACCGGACATCAGCGAGCGTTTGATCAGCGCGTCCTTGTTCCTGCGGTTTCTCTGTCCGGCCATCATGTCCCCCTCGCTTTTCAATTTGATGCAGGAGTACCCGGACGACCGCACAGCACGGACGCTCACCCTCATCGCTAAGGTCACCCAGAACCTGGCAAACTTCACCAA ATTTGGTAACAAGGAGGAGTACATGTCCTTCATGAACCAGTTCTTGGAGCACGAGTGGACCAATATGCAGCGCTTCCTGCTCGAAATCTCCAACCCGGAAACGATCTCCAACACGGCGGGCTTCGAGGGGTACATCGACCTCGGCAGGGAACTCTCCACCCTGCACTCCCTCCTCTCTGAGGTGGTGTCCCAGATGGACCAG AGTGCAGCCTCCAAGCTGGGTCCTCTGCCCAGGATCCTGCGGGAGGTGAACACGGCTCTGCTGAACCCGTCCTGCGTCCAGATTACAACCGGACAGTCCTCAGACCACATGGGATCGCCTCCCGCTGAGGCCGGCTGCAGCATCTCCACCGGCCTGCAGAAAATGGTCATAGACAACGACCTTTCAGG ATTAGTTGACTTCACCAGGTTACCCTCCCCTACCCCAGAAAATAAGGACCTATTCTTTGTGACGAGGAGCTCAGGGATCCAGCCTTCCCCGGCGCGCAGTTCGAGCTACTCTGAGACCAACGAACCGGACCTGGGCATGTCCAATGGCAGCAAGAGTCTGTCCATGGTGGACCTCCAGGACCCCCGCAGTCTGGAAGGTGGCCCAGGTCCCAGCACCTCAGATGGCCTGGGTGAAGGCCCGGCTCCTGGTGGAGGCTGGTCGGCCAGAGTCCCACAGGGCAACATCCCCGGAGGTCCCACCCTGAGGAGGCCGGGTCAGAACCCCACCACCATGGGCAACGAGAGCACCCCAGGACGACCCGCTCAGCTATTAGCCCCGCTGTCCTTCCAGAACCCGGTCTACCAGATGGCGGCCTGCCTGCCCGTGTCCCCTCGCGGGGTGACCGACTCGGGCTCAGAGTGCCACAGTTCTGTCAGTTCCCATAGCAACAATGAGGACGGACCGGCAGGAGGGAAGCACACCTTCTTGAACcacggtggaggaggaggaggtggaggcggaGGTGGGGGGAGCAGCGGAGACGAGTACACCAGGCGATCAGGGGAGTTCAACCGCCGACAGCTGTcactcacagaaacacagcacCAGCCCACTGTCCCCAGACAGAACAGCGCCGGCCCTCAGCGGAGGATAGACCAACCTCCGCCTCAGAGCATTACTCGGGGCCGCACACCTCCGAATCTGAACAGCGGACCCTACCCCCGGCCCTCCTCCGGCAACATGATGACATCTTCACCCGACTGGCCCGGCGCAGGCGCTCGATTACGACAGCAGTCCTCGTCCTCCAAGGGCGACAGTCCTGAGACCAAGCAGAGGGCTCAGCACAAACAG GCCCCCTCCCCAGTGAACCCCAGTGCGCTGGACCGCACAGCAGCCTGGCTATTGAATATGAATGTGCAGTATTTAGACCATGAGGGGATGGAGCCCGAGTCactgagaaacagagaggatCTGACTCAGGTGGAGAAG TACCAGCAGGAGATCGCCGTGCTGCAGGAGAAGCTGCGGGCGTCGGTGCAGAAGCTGGAGGAGTACGAGGCCCGGCTGAAGGGTCAGGACGAGCAGGCCCAGAAGGTGCTGATGGAGTACCAGGCCCGGCTGGAGGAGTCGGAGGAGCGCCTGCGCCGACAGCAGGACGACAAGGACCTGCAGATGAAGGGCATCATCAGCAG gTTAATGtcggtggaggaggagctgaagaaggatCACTCAGACATGCAGGCAGTGGTGGACTCCAAACAGAAGATCATCGACGCACAG gagaagCGTATCGCGTCGCTGGACGCCGCCAACGCCCGTCTGATGAGCGCCCTGACGCAGCTGAAGGAGCGCTACAGCATGCAGACCCGCAACGGCATCTCGCCCACCAACCCCACCAAACTGCAGATCACCGAGAACGGAGAGTTCAGGAACAGCAGCAACTGTTAG
- the dab2ipb gene encoding disabled homolog 2-interacting protein isoform X14, translated as MFHIFSRSSHLMPRLKESRSHESLLSPSSAVEALDLSMEDEVVIKPVHSSILGQDYCFEVTTSTGSKCFSCRSSAERDKWMENLRRAVQPNKDNSRRVENMLKLWIIEAKDLPAKKKYFCELCLDDSLYARTTCKLKTDNVFWGEHFEFNNLPAVKSITAHLYKDTDKKKKKDKNNYIGLVNIPVAAVTGRQFMEKWYPVSTPNPTKGKTSGPMIRIKARYQSMNILPMEMYKEFAEYTTNNYMLLCSVLEPGISVKNKEEMACALVHILQSTGKAKDFLTDLMMSEVDRCGENEHLIFRENTLATKAIEEYLKLVGQKYLQDALGEFIKALYESDENCEVDPSKCSSGDLPEHQSNLKMCCELAFCKIINSYCVFPRELKEVFASWRQECSNRGRPDISERLISASLFLRFLCPAIMSPSLFNLMQEYPDDRTARTLTLIAKVTQNLANFTKFGNKEEYMSFMNQFLEHEWTNMQRFLLEISNPETISNTAGFEGYIDLGRELSTLHSLLSEVVSQMDQSAASKLGPLPRILREVNTALLNPSCVQITTGQSSDHMGSPPAEAGCSISTGLQKMVIDNDLSGLVDFTRLPSPTPENKDLFFVTRSSGIQPSPARSSSYSETNEPDLGMSNGSKSLSMVDLQDPRSLEGGPGPSTSDGLGEGPAPGGGWSARVPQGNIPGGPTLRRPGQNPTTMGNESTPGRPAQLLAPLSFQNPVYQMAACLPVSPRGVTDSGSECHSSVSSHSNNEDGPAGGKHTFLNHGGGGGGGGGGGGSSGDEYTRRSGEFNRRQLSLTETQHQPTVPRQNSAGPQRRIDQPPPQSITRGRTPPNLNSGPYPRPSSGNMMTSSPDWPGAGARLRQQSSSSKGDSPETKQRAQHKQAPSPVNPSALDRTAAWLLNMNVQYLDHEGMEPESLRNREDLTQVEKYQQEIAVLQEKLRASVQKLEEYEARLKGQDEQAQKVLMEYQARLEESEERLRRQQDDKDLQMKGIISRLMSVEEELKKDHSDMQAVVDSKQKIIDAQEKRIASLDAANARLMSALTQLKERYSMQTRNGISPTNPTKLQITENGEFRNSSNC; from the exons ATCTCATCTGATGCCAAGGCTGAAGGAGTCTCGCTCCCATGAGTCATTGCTCAGCCCCAGTAGCGCTGTGGAAGCACTGGACTTAAGTATGGAGGACGAGGTTGTCATCAAGCCTGTTCACAGCAGCATCCTCGGGCAGGACTACTGCTTTGAG GTCACCACCTCCACAGGAAGCAAATGTTTTTCCTGCCGTTCATCAGCCGAGAGAGACAAATGGATGGAGAATCTGAGGCGAGCAGTGCAGCCCAACAAG GACAACAGTCGGCGGGTGGAGAACATGCTGAAGCTGTGGATCATCGAGGCTAAGGACCTGCCGGCCAAAAAGAAATACTTCTGCGAGCTCTGTCTGGATGACTCACTCTACGCCCGCACCACCTGTAAACTCAAGACTGACAATGTGTTCTGGGGAGAGCACTTTGAGTTCAATAACCTGCCTGCTGTCAAGAGCATCACGGCCCACCTTTACAAAGACAcggacaagaagaaaaagaaagataaaaacaattACATCGGACTCGTCAACATCCCCGTCGCTGCCGTTACCGGACGACAGTTCATGGAGAAGTGGTATCCAGTCAGCACGCCCAACCCCACCAAGGGCAAGACGTCCGGGCCCATGATCAGAATCAAAGCGCGCTATCAGAGTATGAACATCCTTCCCATGGAGATGTACAAAGAGTTTGCAGAGTACACCACCAATAACTACATGCTGCTATGCTCGGTGCTCGAGCCCGGGATCAGCGTCAAGAACAAAGAGGAGATGGCGTGTGCGCTGGTCCACATCCTACAGAGCACCGGCAAGGCCAAG GACTTCCTCACAGACTTGATGATGTCGGAGGTGGATCGCTGCGGGGAGAACGAGCACCTCATCTTCAGAGAGAACACGCTAGCAACAAAGGCCATAGAGGAATACCTCAAACTGGTGGGACAGAAGTACCTGCAGGACGCCCTCG GTGAGTTCATCAAGGCTCTGTACGAGTCAGACGAGAACTGTGAGGTGGATCCGTCCAAGTGTTCGTCAGGTGACCTGCCGGAACACCAGAGCAACCTGAAGATGTGCTGCGAGTTGGCCTTCTGCAAAATCATCAACTCATACTG CGTCTTTCCACGAGAGCTGAAAGAGGTGTTTGCGTCATGGCGGCAGGAATGCAGCAACAGGGGTCGACCGGACATCAGCGAGCGTTTGATCAGCGCGTCCTTGTTCCTGCGGTTTCTCTGTCCGGCCATCATGTCCCCCTCGCTTTTCAATTTGATGCAGGAGTACCCGGACGACCGCACAGCACGGACGCTCACCCTCATCGCTAAGGTCACCCAGAACCTGGCAAACTTCACCAA ATTTGGTAACAAGGAGGAGTACATGTCCTTCATGAACCAGTTCTTGGAGCACGAGTGGACCAATATGCAGCGCTTCCTGCTCGAAATCTCCAACCCGGAAACGATCTCCAACACGGCGGGCTTCGAGGGGTACATCGACCTCGGCAGGGAACTCTCCACCCTGCACTCCCTCCTCTCTGAGGTGGTGTCCCAGATGGACCAG AGTGCAGCCTCCAAGCTGGGTCCTCTGCCCAGGATCCTGCGGGAGGTGAACACGGCTCTGCTGAACCCGTCCTGCGTCCAGATTACAACCGGACAGTCCTCAGACCACATGGGATCGCCTCCCGCTGAGGCCGGCTGCAGCATCTCCACCGGCCTGCAGAAAATGGTCATAGACAACGACCTTTCAGG ATTAGTTGACTTCACCAGGTTACCCTCCCCTACCCCAGAAAATAAGGACCTATTCTTTGTGACGAGGAGCTCAGGGATCCAGCCTTCCCCGGCGCGCAGTTCGAGCTACTCTGAGACCAACGAACCGGACCTGGGCATGTCCAATGGCAGCAAGAGTCTGTCCATGGTGGACCTCCAGGACCCCCGCAGTCTGGAAGGTGGCCCAGGTCCCAGCACCTCAGATGGCCTGGGTGAAGGCCCGGCTCCTGGTGGAGGCTGGTCGGCCAGAGTCCCACAGGGCAACATCCCCGGAGGTCCCACCCTGAGGAGGCCGGGTCAGAACCCCACCACCATGGGCAACGAGAGCACCCCAGGACGACCCGCTCAGCTATTAGCCCCGCTGTCCTTCCAGAACCCGGTCTACCAGATGGCGGCCTGCCTGCCCGTGTCCCCTCGCGGGGTGACCGACTCGGGCTCAGAGTGCCACAGTTCTGTCAGTTCCCATAGCAACAATGAGGACGGACCGGCAGGAGGGAAGCACACCTTCTTGAACcacggtggaggaggaggaggtggaggcggaGGTGGGGGGAGCAGCGGAGACGAGTACACCAGGCGATCAGGGGAGTTCAACCGCCGACAGCTGTcactcacagaaacacagcacCAGCCCACTGTCCCCAGACAGAACAGCGCCGGCCCTCAGCGGAGGATAGACCAACCTCCGCCTCAGAGCATTACTCGGGGCCGCACACCTCCGAATCTGAACAGCGGACCCTACCCCCGGCCCTCCTCCGGCAACATGATGACATCTTCACCCGACTGGCCCGGCGCAGGCGCTCGATTACGACAGCAGTCCTCGTCCTCCAAGGGCGACAGTCCTGAGACCAAGCAGAGGGCTCAGCACAAACAG GCCCCCTCCCCAGTGAACCCCAGTGCGCTGGACCGCACAGCAGCCTGGCTATTGAATATGAATGTGCAGTATTTAGACCATGAGGGGATGGAGCCCGAGTCactgagaaacagagaggatCTGACTCAGGTGGAGAAG TACCAGCAGGAGATCGCCGTGCTGCAGGAGAAGCTGCGGGCGTCGGTGCAGAAGCTGGAGGAGTACGAGGCCCGGCTGAAGGGTCAGGACGAGCAGGCCCAGAAGGTGCTGATGGAGTACCAGGCCCGGCTGGAGGAGTCGGAGGAGCGCCTGCGCCGACAGCAGGACGACAAGGACCTGCAGATGAAGGGCATCATCAGCAG gTTAATGtcggtggaggaggagctgaagaaggatCACTCAGACATGCAGGCAGTGGTGGACTCCAAACAGAAGATCATCGACGCACAG gagaagCGTATCGCGTCGCTGGACGCCGCCAACGCCCGTCTGATGAGCGCCCTGACGCAGCTGAAGGAGCGCTACAGCATGCAGACCCGCAACGGCATCTCGCCCACCAACCCCACCAAACTGCAGATCACCGAGAACGGAGAGTTCAGGAACAGCAGCAACTGTTAG
- the dab2ipb gene encoding disabled homolog 2-interacting protein isoform X15 has product MPRLKESRSHESLLSPSSAVEALDLSMEDEVVIKPVHSSILGQDYCFEVTTSTGSKCFSCRSSAERDKWMENLRRAVQPNKDNSRRVENMLKLWIIEAKDLPAKKKYFCELCLDDSLYARTTCKLKTDNVFWGEHFEFNNLPAVKSITAHLYKDTDKKKKKDKNNYIGLVNIPVAAVTGRQFMEKWYPVSTPNPTKGKTSGPMIRIKARYQSMNILPMEMYKEFAEYTTNNYMLLCSVLEPGISVKNKEEMACALVHILQSTGKAKDFLTDLMMSEVDRCGENEHLIFRENTLATKAIEEYLKLVGQKYLQDALGEFIKALYESDENCEVDPSKCSSGDLPEHQSNLKMCCELAFCKIINSYCVFPRELKEVFASWRQECSNRGRPDISERLISASLFLRFLCPAIMSPSLFNLMQEYPDDRTARTLTLIAKVTQNLANFTKFGNKEEYMSFMNQFLEHEWTNMQRFLLEISNPETISNTAGFEGYIDLGRELSTLHSLLSEVVSQMDQSAASKLGPLPRILREVNTALLNPSCVQITTGQSSDHMGSPPAEAGCSISTGLQKMVIDNDLSGLVDFTRLPSPTPENKDLFFVTRSSGIQPSPARSSSYSETNEPDLGMSNGSKSLSMVDLQDPRSLEGGPGPSTSDGLGEGPAPGGGWSARVPQGNIPGGPTLRRPGQNPTTMGNESTPGRPAQLLAPLSFQNPVYQMAACLPVSPRGVTDSGSECHSSVSSHSNNEDGPAGGKHTFLNHGGGGGGGGGGGGSSGDEYTRRSGEFNRRQLSLTETQHQPTVPRQNSAGPQRRIDQPPPQSITRGRTPPNLNSGPYPRPSSGNMMTSSPDWPGAGARLRQQSSSSKGDSPETKQRAQHKQAPSPVNPSALDRTAAWLLNMNVQYLDHEGMEPESLRNREDLTQVEKYQQEIAVLQEKLRASVQKLEEYEARLKGQDEQAQKVLMEYQARLEESEERLRRQQDDKDLQMKGIISRLMSVEEELKKDHSDMQAVVDSKQKIIDAQEKRIASLDAANARLMSALTQLKERYSMQTRNGISPTNPTKLQITENGEFRNSSNC; this is encoded by the exons ATGCCAAGGCTGAAGGAGTCTCGCTCCCATGAGTCATTGCTCAGCCCCAGTAGCGCTGTGGAAGCACTGGACTTAAGTATGGAGGACGAGGTTGTCATCAAGCCTGTTCACAGCAGCATCCTCGGGCAGGACTACTGCTTTGAG GTCACCACCTCCACAGGAAGCAAATGTTTTTCCTGCCGTTCATCAGCCGAGAGAGACAAATGGATGGAGAATCTGAGGCGAGCAGTGCAGCCCAACAAG GACAACAGTCGGCGGGTGGAGAACATGCTGAAGCTGTGGATCATCGAGGCTAAGGACCTGCCGGCCAAAAAGAAATACTTCTGCGAGCTCTGTCTGGATGACTCACTCTACGCCCGCACCACCTGTAAACTCAAGACTGACAATGTGTTCTGGGGAGAGCACTTTGAGTTCAATAACCTGCCTGCTGTCAAGAGCATCACGGCCCACCTTTACAAAGACAcggacaagaagaaaaagaaagataaaaacaattACATCGGACTCGTCAACATCCCCGTCGCTGCCGTTACCGGACGACAGTTCATGGAGAAGTGGTATCCAGTCAGCACGCCCAACCCCACCAAGGGCAAGACGTCCGGGCCCATGATCAGAATCAAAGCGCGCTATCAGAGTATGAACATCCTTCCCATGGAGATGTACAAAGAGTTTGCAGAGTACACCACCAATAACTACATGCTGCTATGCTCGGTGCTCGAGCCCGGGATCAGCGTCAAGAACAAAGAGGAGATGGCGTGTGCGCTGGTCCACATCCTACAGAGCACCGGCAAGGCCAAG GACTTCCTCACAGACTTGATGATGTCGGAGGTGGATCGCTGCGGGGAGAACGAGCACCTCATCTTCAGAGAGAACACGCTAGCAACAAAGGCCATAGAGGAATACCTCAAACTGGTGGGACAGAAGTACCTGCAGGACGCCCTCG GTGAGTTCATCAAGGCTCTGTACGAGTCAGACGAGAACTGTGAGGTGGATCCGTCCAAGTGTTCGTCAGGTGACCTGCCGGAACACCAGAGCAACCTGAAGATGTGCTGCGAGTTGGCCTTCTGCAAAATCATCAACTCATACTG CGTCTTTCCACGAGAGCTGAAAGAGGTGTTTGCGTCATGGCGGCAGGAATGCAGCAACAGGGGTCGACCGGACATCAGCGAGCGTTTGATCAGCGCGTCCTTGTTCCTGCGGTTTCTCTGTCCGGCCATCATGTCCCCCTCGCTTTTCAATTTGATGCAGGAGTACCCGGACGACCGCACAGCACGGACGCTCACCCTCATCGCTAAGGTCACCCAGAACCTGGCAAACTTCACCAA ATTTGGTAACAAGGAGGAGTACATGTCCTTCATGAACCAGTTCTTGGAGCACGAGTGGACCAATATGCAGCGCTTCCTGCTCGAAATCTCCAACCCGGAAACGATCTCCAACACGGCGGGCTTCGAGGGGTACATCGACCTCGGCAGGGAACTCTCCACCCTGCACTCCCTCCTCTCTGAGGTGGTGTCCCAGATGGACCAG AGTGCAGCCTCCAAGCTGGGTCCTCTGCCCAGGATCCTGCGGGAGGTGAACACGGCTCTGCTGAACCCGTCCTGCGTCCAGATTACAACCGGACAGTCCTCAGACCACATGGGATCGCCTCCCGCTGAGGCCGGCTGCAGCATCTCCACCGGCCTGCAGAAAATGGTCATAGACAACGACCTTTCAGG ATTAGTTGACTTCACCAGGTTACCCTCCCCTACCCCAGAAAATAAGGACCTATTCTTTGTGACGAGGAGCTCAGGGATCCAGCCTTCCCCGGCGCGCAGTTCGAGCTACTCTGAGACCAACGAACCGGACCTGGGCATGTCCAATGGCAGCAAGAGTCTGTCCATGGTGGACCTCCAGGACCCCCGCAGTCTGGAAGGTGGCCCAGGTCCCAGCACCTCAGATGGCCTGGGTGAAGGCCCGGCTCCTGGTGGAGGCTGGTCGGCCAGAGTCCCACAGGGCAACATCCCCGGAGGTCCCACCCTGAGGAGGCCGGGTCAGAACCCCACCACCATGGGCAACGAGAGCACCCCAGGACGACCCGCTCAGCTATTAGCCCCGCTGTCCTTCCAGAACCCGGTCTACCAGATGGCGGCCTGCCTGCCCGTGTCCCCTCGCGGGGTGACCGACTCGGGCTCAGAGTGCCACAGTTCTGTCAGTTCCCATAGCAACAATGAGGACGGACCGGCAGGAGGGAAGCACACCTTCTTGAACcacggtggaggaggaggaggtggaggcggaGGTGGGGGGAGCAGCGGAGACGAGTACACCAGGCGATCAGGGGAGTTCAACCGCCGACAGCTGTcactcacagaaacacagcacCAGCCCACTGTCCCCAGACAGAACAGCGCCGGCCCTCAGCGGAGGATAGACCAACCTCCGCCTCAGAGCATTACTCGGGGCCGCACACCTCCGAATCTGAACAGCGGACCCTACCCCCGGCCCTCCTCCGGCAACATGATGACATCTTCACCCGACTGGCCCGGCGCAGGCGCTCGATTACGACAGCAGTCCTCGTCCTCCAAGGGCGACAGTCCTGAGACCAAGCAGAGGGCTCAGCACAAACAG GCCCCCTCCCCAGTGAACCCCAGTGCGCTGGACCGCACAGCAGCCTGGCTATTGAATATGAATGTGCAGTATTTAGACCATGAGGGGATGGAGCCCGAGTCactgagaaacagagaggatCTGACTCAGGTGGAGAAG TACCAGCAGGAGATCGCCGTGCTGCAGGAGAAGCTGCGGGCGTCGGTGCAGAAGCTGGAGGAGTACGAGGCCCGGCTGAAGGGTCAGGACGAGCAGGCCCAGAAGGTGCTGATGGAGTACCAGGCCCGGCTGGAGGAGTCGGAGGAGCGCCTGCGCCGACAGCAGGACGACAAGGACCTGCAGATGAAGGGCATCATCAGCAG gTTAATGtcggtggaggaggagctgaagaaggatCACTCAGACATGCAGGCAGTGGTGGACTCCAAACAGAAGATCATCGACGCACAG gagaagCGTATCGCGTCGCTGGACGCCGCCAACGCCCGTCTGATGAGCGCCCTGACGCAGCTGAAGGAGCGCTACAGCATGCAGACCCGCAACGGCATCTCGCCCACCAACCCCACCAAACTGCAGATCACCGAGAACGGAGAGTTCAGGAACAGCAGCAACTGTTAG